In Rhodospirillum rubrum ATCC 11170, a genomic segment contains:
- a CDS encoding NAD(P)/FAD-dependent oxidoreductase, whose amino-acid sequence MSQSTPLRTDVVVIGAGPVGLSAVFQCGMLKLRCHVVDALEAPGGQLTALYPEKPIYDVPGFPSIPAGELIDRLLEQVAPFTPEFHLSQQVIALEAVAGAEPAAWRLTTSRGVVLEAAAVIIAAGAGAFGPNRPPLDRLEAFEGTSVFYMVSKREAFRGRKVVIAGGGDSAVDWAISLSDVAERVHVVHRRPKFRCAPESAARLDQLAAEGKIDLVIPYQLKALGGTEGRLESVTVADLDGAERQLDADVLLPFFGLAANLGPIAEWGLGVERQTIPVTQATCRTARPGIYAVGDVASYPGKLKLILTGFAEASAAAHNAFHDCRPGEALHFEHSTTTGVPGIPA is encoded by the coding sequence ATGTCGCAGAGCACTCCCCTTCGTACCGATGTCGTCGTCATCGGCGCCGGCCCGGTCGGGCTTTCGGCGGTCTTCCAATGTGGCATGCTGAAGCTGCGCTGCCATGTGGTCGATGCGCTGGAGGCGCCGGGCGGCCAGTTGACGGCGCTTTATCCCGAAAAGCCGATCTACGACGTTCCGGGGTTTCCCTCGATTCCGGCCGGCGAGTTGATCGACCGCCTGCTTGAACAAGTCGCGCCGTTCACGCCCGAGTTCCACCTTTCTCAGCAGGTGATCGCCCTGGAGGCGGTGGCGGGCGCCGAGCCGGCGGCGTGGCGCCTGACCACCTCGCGCGGCGTGGTGCTCGAAGCGGCGGCGGTGATCATCGCCGCCGGGGCCGGGGCCTTTGGTCCCAACCGGCCGCCGCTTGATCGGCTGGAAGCCTTCGAAGGCACCAGCGTCTTTTATATGGTGTCCAAACGCGAGGCCTTCCGTGGCCGCAAGGTGGTGATCGCCGGCGGCGGCGATTCGGCGGTGGATTGGGCGATCTCGCTCTCGGATGTGGCCGAGCGGGTTCATGTCGTCCATCGCCGCCCCAAATTCCGCTGCGCCCCGGAAAGCGCCGCCCGCCTTGACCAACTGGCGGCCGAGGGCAAGATCGATCTGGTCATTCCGTATCAGTTGAAGGCGCTTGGCGGCACCGAGGGGCGTTTGGAGTCGGTGACCGTGGCCGATCTCGATGGCGCGGAGCGCCAGCTGGACGCCGATGTTCTGCTGCCCTTCTTCGGGCTGGCGGCCAATCTGGGGCCGATCGCCGAGTGGGGCCTGGGGGTGGAGCGCCAGACCATCCCGGTGACCCAGGCGACCTGCCGCACCGCCCGCCCGGGGATCTATGCGGTGGGCGATGTGGCGAGCTATCCGGGCAAGCTCAAGCTGATCTTGACCGGTTTCGCCGAAGCCTCGGCCGCCGCCCACAACGCCTTCCATGACTGCCGCCCCGGCGAGGCCCTGCATTTCGAGCATTCGACCACGACTGGCGTACCCGGCATTCCCGCGTAA
- a CDS encoding IS110-like element ISRhru3 family transposase → MDYYAGIDVSLELSSVCIVNQDGKIFREVKVASDPEALIGLFGGLGVTLSRIGLEAGPLSQWLHAGLTAGGYDVVLLETRHVKAGLSAMTVKTDRKDARGIAHLLRMGWFRPVHCKTNSAQEIRVLLVGRKLLQSKMGDLEQGIRGLLRGFGLKVGVISKGRFAARIRELVAGQAMLETVAEPMLRARDALRAEFTLLHRQILAIVRRDDLCRRLMTVPGVGPLVALTFKSGIDDPSRFTSSKTVGAHFGLTPKKYQSGETDITGGITRTGDAMVRMALYEAAQVLLTRSQRFSSLKRWALEVAKRRGMKRAKVALARKLATVLHRMWIDGSDFRWGKEITSA, encoded by the coding sequence ATGGACTACTATGCCGGCATCGACGTTTCATTGGAACTGAGCAGCGTGTGCATCGTGAACCAGGATGGCAAGATCTTTCGGGAAGTGAAGGTGGCGAGCGATCCGGAAGCGCTGATTGGCCTGTTCGGCGGGCTTGGTGTGACGCTGAGCCGGATCGGCCTGGAAGCCGGACCGTTATCGCAGTGGCTGCACGCCGGACTGACGGCTGGCGGATACGATGTGGTTCTTTTGGAAACCCGTCATGTCAAAGCCGGACTGTCGGCGATGACGGTGAAGACCGACCGCAAGGATGCGCGTGGCATCGCCCATTTGCTGCGGATGGGGTGGTTCCGTCCGGTGCATTGCAAAACCAACTCGGCCCAGGAAATCCGGGTGCTGCTGGTGGGGCGCAAGCTTCTGCAAAGCAAGATGGGAGACCTCGAGCAAGGCATTCGCGGCCTGCTGCGCGGCTTCGGCCTCAAAGTCGGGGTCATTAGCAAGGGGCGGTTCGCCGCCCGCATCCGCGAATTGGTGGCCGGGCAAGCCATGTTGGAAACGGTCGCCGAGCCGATGCTGCGCGCCCGCGATGCCTTGCGTGCGGAATTCACCCTTCTGCATCGCCAGATTTTGGCGATTGTGCGAAGGGACGACCTCTGCCGCCGCCTGATGACGGTGCCGGGCGTCGGCCCCCTGGTGGCGCTTACCTTCAAAAGCGGGATTGATGATCCCAGTCGCTTTACCTCGTCAAAGACGGTCGGCGCCCATTTCGGGTTGACCCCGAAGAAATATCAATCGGGCGAAACCGACATTACCGGAGGCATCACCCGCACCGGCGATGCCATGGTACGGATGGCGCTCTATGAGGCGGCGCAGGTGCTGCTAACCAGATCCCAGCGCTTCTCAAGCTTGAAGCGCTGGGCCTTGGAGGTCGCCAAGCGACGCGGCATGAAGCGGGCCAAGGTGGCCCTGGCCCGCAAGTTGGCCACGGTGCTCCATCGCATGTGGATCGATGGCAGCGACTTCCGTTGGGGGAAGGAGATCACCTCGGCGTAA
- a CDS encoding PAS domain-containing sensor histidine kinase, with translation MFSDPSFADSVLPTQIGTLIVLVAGTVAVLMGGLALRWRSAWLRSLESRHQAEYEAEALREILATASDGYYLWALDGPLRGREFCSRRLAVLLRLPSGVNAELKEIIGVFAEGDAQALEGMIAVLRREGRGFVLDLLLAASGRRVRTVGIRANAGDGHALADLLWMRDVTEETRVGDVQGRRAQALQAERDRLRAVVDALPAPIWTRDDSLAIGDGNTALARALDLGSAGDALTARRELAPGATGQEMRALAARSRAAGRPARARFHAVLDGERKLLEITETPLSEGPLRGHTVGIAQDITPIEEVESRLERETEAHAEVLERLGSAIAIFGGDTRLSFHNAAFASLWGLESDWLNGEPSYGDFLERQRENRRLPEVADFPAYKAGELGYFTKLLRPREDILHLPDGATLRRVIAPHPLGGLITTFEDVTDSLALERSYNQLTAVQRETIDHLHEAVAVFGANGRLRLSNPAFSQLWSGAGTDSEPQAAALLDDMEAAMIADGAWETFRRRLCVRDESAGPRNGRLVRRDGRHLDYATVPLPDGGLLLSILDITDRVRVEQALSERTEALRAADMMKSEFIANVSYELRTPLTTISGFSEILSGAYYGELNTRQREYAEVITETSRQVVRLIDEITDLVSMQAGKLALELDAFDIHAALAAVLALGRESARRRGVTLNFDCPPDAGWMVADETRIKQILFHLMSNAITGTDAGGQVTLAVQREDTPDGGTMVFTVADTGRGMDEILQTRAFESFAKGPRADGAGLGLALVRRFVELHGGAVDLVSVPGEGTTVTVRIPTSG, from the coding sequence ATGTTTTCGGACCCCTCCTTCGCCGATTCCGTTCTGCCGACCCAGATCGGAACCCTCATCGTCCTGGTCGCCGGGACGGTCGCCGTCCTGATGGGCGGGCTGGCCCTGCGCTGGCGCTCGGCTTGGCTGCGCAGCCTGGAGAGCCGCCATCAGGCCGAATACGAAGCCGAGGCCCTGCGCGAGATCCTGGCCACCGCCAGCGATGGCTATTACCTGTGGGCGCTTGACGGGCCGTTGCGTGGACGCGAGTTCTGTTCGCGCCGGCTGGCGGTGCTGTTGCGCCTGCCCTCGGGCGTCAATGCCGAGCTGAAGGAAATCATCGGCGTTTTCGCCGAAGGCGACGCCCAGGCCCTCGAAGGCATGATCGCCGTGCTGCGCCGCGAGGGCCGGGGCTTCGTTCTTGACCTTTTGCTCGCCGCCAGCGGTCGGCGGGTGCGCACCGTCGGCATCCGCGCCAACGCCGGCGACGGCCACGCCCTGGCCGATCTGCTGTGGATGCGCGACGTGACCGAGGAAACCCGGGTTGGCGATGTGCAAGGCCGCCGCGCCCAGGCCCTGCAGGCCGAACGCGACCGCCTGCGCGCCGTGGTCGACGCCCTGCCGGCGCCGATCTGGACCCGCGACGACAGTCTGGCCATTGGCGATGGCAATACGGCGCTGGCCCGGGCCCTTGACCTGGGGTCGGCCGGCGATGCCTTGACGGCGCGCCGCGAACTCGCCCCCGGGGCCACCGGTCAGGAAATGCGCGCCCTGGCGGCGCGTAGCCGGGCGGCCGGACGCCCGGCCCGCGCCCGCTTCCACGCCGTGCTCGACGGCGAGCGCAAGCTGCTGGAAATCACCGAGACGCCCTTGTCCGAGGGACCCTTGCGCGGTCACACGGTTGGCATCGCCCAGGACATCACGCCGATCGAAGAGGTTGAAAGCCGCCTGGAGCGCGAGACCGAGGCCCATGCCGAGGTGCTTGAGCGCCTGGGCTCGGCCATCGCCATCTTCGGCGGCGATACCCGCTTGTCGTTCCACAACGCCGCCTTCGCCAGCCTGTGGGGGCTCGAGTCCGATTGGCTCAACGGCGAGCCGTCCTATGGCGATTTCCTTGAACGCCAGCGCGAAAACCGCCGCCTGCCCGAGGTCGCCGATTTCCCGGCCTATAAGGCCGGCGAACTGGGCTATTTCACCAAGCTTCTGCGCCCGCGCGAAGACATCTTGCACCTGCCCGACGGCGCCACTCTGCGCCGGGTGATCGCCCCCCATCCGCTGGGCGGGCTGATCACCACCTTCGAGGATGTCACCGACAGTCTGGCCCTGGAACGCTCCTACAACCAGCTGACCGCCGTGCAGCGCGAGACCATCGACCACCTGCACGAGGCGGTCGCCGTCTTTGGCGCCAATGGCCGGCTGCGCCTGTCCAATCCGGCCTTCTCCCAGCTGTGGAGCGGCGCCGGTACCGACAGCGAGCCCCAGGCCGCCGCCCTGCTTGACGACATGGAGGCGGCGATGATCGCCGATGGCGCCTGGGAAACCTTCCGCCGCCGGCTCTGCGTTCGCGACGAAAGCGCCGGTCCGCGCAACGGCCGGCTGGTGCGCCGCGACGGCCGCCATCTTGATTACGCCACCGTGCCGCTGCCCGATGGCGGGTTGTTGCTGTCGATCCTCGACATCACCGACCGGGTGCGGGTGGAACAGGCCTTGAGCGAACGCACCGAGGCCCTGCGCGCCGCCGATATGATGAAAAGCGAATTCATCGCCAATGTGTCTTATGAATTGCGCACGCCGCTGACCACCATCTCGGGCTTTTCCGAGATCCTGTCGGGGGCCTATTACGGCGAGCTCAATACCCGTCAGCGCGAATACGCCGAGGTGATCACCGAAACCTCGCGCCAAGTGGTGCGGTTGATCGACGAGATCACCGATCTGGTCAGCATGCAGGCCGGCAAGCTGGCCCTGGAACTTGACGCCTTCGACATCCACGCCGCCCTGGCCGCCGTGCTGGCCCTGGGCCGCGAATCGGCGCGGCGCCGGGGCGTCACCTTGAATTTCGACTGCCCGCCCGATGCCGGCTGGATGGTCGCTGACGAAACCCGCATCAAGCAGATCCTCTTCCACCTGATGTCGAACGCCATCACCGGCACCGACGCCGGCGGTCAGGTGACCCTGGCCGTGCAACGCGAGGACACCCCCGACGGCGGCACCATGGTGTTCACCGTCGCCGATACCGGACGCGGCATGGACGAGATCTTGCAAACCCGCGCCTTTGAAAGCTTCGCCAAGGGCCCGCGCGCCGATGGCGCCGGCCTGGGGCTGGCCCTGGTGCGCCGCTTCGTCGAACTCCACGGCGGCGCCGTCGATTTGGTCAGCGTGCCCGGCGAAGGCACCACCGTCACCGTCCGCATCCCCACCTCGGGCTGA
- a CDS encoding PadR family transcriptional regulator encodes MRHLFTHPLGQRFGRGPIGRAFEGLARHGHGFGHGGEGGHRGGGRGGRGGSMGRFFDHGDLRFVILGLIADKPSHGYELIKAIEDRVGGAYSPSPGVIYPTLTLLDELGYVTVSTETGPRKLYAITDEGLAFLEANRDTVTAVFARMDEAGERRGGGTAPQIVRAIENLKLTVRLRLDRGPLSEAETETIAKALDDAAATIERS; translated from the coding sequence ATGAGACATCTTTTCACCCATCCCCTGGGCCAACGCTTTGGCCGGGGGCCGATCGGGCGGGCTTTTGAGGGGTTGGCCCGGCATGGCCATGGCTTTGGCCATGGCGGCGAGGGCGGGCATCGCGGCGGTGGGCGGGGCGGACGGGGCGGCTCGATGGGGCGCTTCTTTGATCACGGCGATCTGCGCTTCGTCATTCTCGGCCTGATTGCCGACAAGCCCAGCCATGGCTATGAACTGATCAAAGCCATCGAAGACCGGGTCGGCGGCGCCTATAGCCCAAGCCCCGGGGTGATCTACCCCACCCTGACCCTGCTTGACGAATTGGGTTATGTGACGGTCAGCACCGAAACCGGCCCGCGCAAGCTTTATGCGATCACCGATGAGGGCTTGGCCTTCCTCGAGGCCAATCGTGATACCGTCACCGCGGTTTTCGCCCGCATGGACGAGGCCGGCGAACGCCGGGGCGGCGGGACGGCGCCGCAGATCGTCCGCGCCATAGAAAACCTCAAGCTGACCGTTCGCCTGCGCTTGGATCGCGGGCCGCTGTCCGAAGCCGAGACTGAGACCATCGCCAAGGCCCTGGACGACGCGGCGGCGACCATCGAACGGAGCTGA
- the ahcY gene encoding adenosylhomocysteinase has translation MSFTDYVVTDISLADWGRKEIDIAESEMPGLMATRAEYAKAQPLKGARVAGSLHMTIQTAVLIETLVALGADVRWASCNIYSTQDHAAAAIAAAGIPVFARKGEGLEDYWDYTHKIFEWADGGTPNMILDDGGDATLLIHLGARAEKDASLLDNPTSEEEEVLYAAIKARLAAKPGWYSTVLAAIKGVTEETTTGVHRLYEMEKAGTLPFPAINVNDSVTKSKFDNKYGCRESLVDGIRRATDVMMAGKVAVVAGYGDVGKGSSESLRSSGCRVLVTEVDPICALQAAMEGFEVVTMEDAAPRGDIFVTTTGNIDVITLDHMRAMKDRAIVCNIGHFDNEIQVAALKNLTWNNVKPQVDEITFPDGHRIILLAQGRLVNLGCATGHPSFVMSASFTNQTLAQIELFANNADGKYANRVYVLPKHLDEKVARLHLEKLGVRLSTLSPKQAAYIGVTPQGPFKGEAYRY, from the coding sequence ATGAGCTTCACCGATTATGTGGTCACGGACATTTCCCTGGCGGACTGGGGTCGCAAGGAGATCGACATCGCCGAAAGCGAAATGCCCGGGCTGATGGCGACGCGGGCCGAATACGCCAAGGCCCAGCCGCTCAAGGGCGCGCGGGTCGCCGGCTCGCTGCATATGACCATCCAGACGGCGGTGCTGATCGAGACCCTGGTGGCGCTGGGCGCCGATGTCCGCTGGGCCTCGTGTAACATCTATTCGACCCAGGACCACGCCGCCGCCGCCATCGCCGCCGCCGGCATCCCGGTTTTCGCCCGCAAGGGGGAAGGCCTGGAGGATTATTGGGACTACACCCATAAGATCTTCGAATGGGCCGATGGCGGCACGCCGAACATGATCCTTGATGACGGCGGCGACGCCACCTTGCTCATCCACCTCGGCGCCCGCGCCGAAAAGGACGCTTCGCTGCTCGACAATCCGACCAGCGAAGAAGAGGAAGTGCTTTACGCCGCGATCAAGGCCCGTTTGGCGGCCAAGCCCGGCTGGTATTCCACCGTTCTCGCCGCGATCAAGGGCGTGACCGAGGAGACCACCACCGGCGTTCACCGGCTTTACGAGATGGAGAAGGCCGGGACCCTGCCGTTCCCGGCGATCAACGTCAACGACTCGGTGACCAAGTCGAAGTTCGACAACAAATACGGCTGCCGCGAATCCCTGGTCGACGGCATCCGCCGCGCCACCGACGTGATGATGGCGGGCAAGGTCGCCGTGGTCGCCGGCTATGGCGATGTCGGCAAGGGCTCGTCGGAATCGCTGCGCAGCTCCGGCTGCCGGGTGCTGGTGACCGAGGTCGATCCGATCTGCGCCCTGCAGGCGGCCATGGAGGGCTTCGAGGTGGTGACCATGGAGGACGCCGCGCCGCGCGGCGATATCTTCGTGACCACCACCGGCAATATCGACGTCATCACCCTTGATCACATGCGGGCGATGAAGGATCGGGCGATCGTTTGCAACATCGGCCATTTCGATAACGAGATCCAGGTCGCCGCCCTCAAGAACCTCACCTGGAACAACGTCAAGCCGCAGGTCGACGAGATCACCTTCCCCGATGGTCACCGCATCATCCTGCTCGCCCAGGGCCGGCTGGTGAACCTGGGGTGCGCCACCGGCCACCCCAGCTTCGTCATGAGCGCCTCGTTCACCAATCAGACCCTGGCCCAGATCGAGCTGTTCGCCAATAACGCCGATGGCAAATACGCCAACCGCGTTTACGTGCTGCCCAAGCATCTCGATGAGAAGGTGGCCCGCCTGCATCTGGAAAAGCTTGGCGTGCGCTTGTCCACCCTGTCGCCCAAGCAGGCCGCCTATATCGGCGTGACGCCCCAGGGCCCGTTCAAGGGCGAGGCCTACCGCTACTAG
- a CDS encoding HPr kinase/phosphorylase, with translation MDKPPPTVHGTAIARDGWAVLLRGPSGSGKSDLALRMIDRGAVLVGDDQLIVLAGPAGPALAPPDPLRGLIEVRGLGLVEMPAAIDPVPLALVVDLVPGGPIERLPDPAQADIGGASVALVRLDPFEASAPVKLDLALAVARGDSKLAC, from the coding sequence ATGGACAAGCCCCCTCCCACGGTTCATGGAACCGCCATCGCCCGCGATGGCTGGGCGGTGTTATTGCGCGGTCCGTCAGGCTCGGGAAAATCCGATCTGGCCCTGCGTATGATCGACCGGGGCGCCGTGCTGGTCGGCGATGATCAATTGATCGTGCTGGCCGGCCCCGCCGGTCCGGCCCTGGCCCCGCCCGATCCGTTGCGCGGCCTGATCGAGGTGCGCGGCCTGGGGCTGGTGGAAATGCCCGCCGCCATTGATCCCGTGCCGCTGGCCCTGGTCGTCGATCTGGTGCCCGGCGGACCGATTGAGCGCCTGCCCGATCCGGCGCAAGCCGATATTGGCGGCGCATCGGTGGCTTTGGTGCGACTCGACCCCTTCGAGGCCTCGGCCCCGGTGAAACTTGACCTTGCCCTGGCGGTGGCGCGGGGGGATAGTAAGCTCGCCTGTTGA
- the ptsP gene encoding phosphoenolpyruvate--protein phosphotransferase, with product MKSDAPSDRPSVDRPPTLPPRALRLSGLGVGPGICVGTVHLHEIGSVPVPEYKIPAARVEDECARLAEAAEQGSRQLGMLRGRARELPGGAGEELGYLLDAYQNMLKGSRLLRGVESRIINEKINAEAAIRNEMDAMADVFSAMQDSYLASRIEDVKDVGWRLIRVLTKAAYRPFTLLPRNAVIVAGELSPADTALLDPKQVAGMALSSGGADSHTAIMARSLGLPAVLAIADLMRHVRSGDIICLDGRTGEVVIDPDRETLADFRKRRADFLRGRRNLGRLRDLPAETRDGARVRLMANVELPAEVESARQSGAEGIGLLRSEFMFMNRTVLPDEEEQYHFLRGMVAGMAGRPVTVRTLDVGGDKLSDALGLRDCANPALGLRAIRLSLSRPELLEIQLAAILRAGVHGPVRILLPMISTVEELDAVREIHAKVVARLRQRGVPLPEPLPPLGVMIEVPGAALSADALAWRCDFFAIGTNDLTQYTLAIDRSDESVAHLYNPLHPAVLRLIQFTVEAAERAGIPVSVCGEMAGDPRLAAVLVGLGVTELSMSAANIPRVKQNIRRLSMIDVARQIQAIMAINDAPRIAALADALLIESDRVSEKLA from the coding sequence ATGAAGAGTGACGCGCCAAGCGACCGTCCGTCCGTCGATCGCCCGCCGACCCTGCCGCCGCGGGCCTTGCGGCTGAGCGGTTTGGGCGTCGGGCCGGGGATCTGCGTCGGCACCGTCCATCTCCATGAAATCGGCTCGGTTCCCGTTCCCGAATACAAAATCCCCGCCGCCCGCGTCGAAGACGAATGCGCCCGGCTGGCCGAAGCGGCCGAACAGGGCAGCCGTCAGCTTGGCATGCTGCGCGGCCGGGCCCGCGAGTTGCCGGGCGGCGCCGGCGAGGAACTGGGCTATCTGCTTGACGCCTATCAGAACATGCTCAAGGGCTCGCGGCTGCTGCGCGGCGTCGAGTCCCGCATCATCAACGAAAAGATCAATGCCGAAGCGGCCATCCGCAACGAGATGGACGCCATGGCCGACGTCTTCTCGGCCATGCAAGACAGCTATCTGGCCTCGCGCATCGAGGATGTGAAGGATGTCGGCTGGCGGCTGATCCGGGTGCTGACCAAGGCCGCCTATCGCCCCTTCACCTTGCTGCCGCGCAACGCCGTGATCGTCGCGGGCGAACTCAGCCCGGCCGACACCGCCCTGCTTGATCCCAAGCAGGTGGCCGGCATGGCGCTGTCAAGCGGCGGCGCCGATTCCCACACCGCGATCATGGCCCGTTCCCTGGGCCTGCCCGCCGTGCTCGCCATCGCCGATCTGATGCGCCATGTGCGCTCGGGCGATATCATCTGCCTGGACGGTCGCACCGGCGAGGTGGTGATCGATCCCGACCGCGAGACCCTGGCCGATTTTCGCAAGCGCCGCGCCGATTTCCTGCGCGGCCGGCGCAATCTGGGGCGGCTGCGCGATTTGCCGGCCGAAACCCGCGATGGCGCCCGGGTGCGGCTGATGGCCAATGTCGAGCTTCCCGCCGAGGTTGAAAGCGCCCGCCAGTCGGGGGCCGAGGGCATCGGCCTGCTGCGCAGCGAATTCATGTTCATGAACCGCACCGTCCTGCCCGACGAGGAGGAGCAGTATCATTTCCTGCGGGGCATGGTCGCGGGCATGGCCGGTCGGCCGGTCACCGTGCGCACGCTCGATGTCGGCGGCGACAAGTTGAGCGATGCCCTGGGCCTGCGCGACTGCGCCAATCCGGCGCTTGGCCTGCGCGCCATCCGCCTGTCGCTCAGCCGCCCCGAATTGCTCGAGATCCAGCTCGCCGCCATCTTGCGGGCCGGCGTCCACGGGCCGGTGCGTATTTTGCTGCCGATGATCAGCACGGTCGAGGAGCTTGACGCGGTGCGGGAGATCCACGCCAAGGTGGTGGCGCGGCTGCGCCAGCGCGGCGTTCCCTTGCCCGAGCCCCTGCCGCCGCTTGGCGTGATGATCGAGGTTCCGGGCGCGGCGCTGTCGGCCGACGCCCTGGCGTGGCGCTGCGATTTCTTCGCCATCGGCACCAACGACCTGACCCAATACACCCTGGCCATCGACCGCTCCGACGAATCGGTCGCCCATCTTTACAACCCCCTGCATCCCGCCGTGCTGCGGCTGATCCAATTCACCGTGGAAGCCGCCGAGCGCGCCGGCATTCCGGTCTCGGTCTGTGGCGAGATGGCCGGCGATCCGCGGCTGGCGGCGGTTCTGGTCGGCCTGGGCGTGACCGAGTTGTCGATGTCGGCGGCCAATATCCCGCGGGTCAAACAAAACATCCGCCGGCTGTCGATGATCGATGTCGCCCGCCAGATCCAGGCGATCATGGCGATCAACGACGCGCCGCGAATCGCCGCCCTGGCCGATGCCCTGCTGATCGAAAGCGACCGCGTCAGCGAAAAATTGGCCTGA
- a CDS encoding HPr family phosphocarrier protein: MTLPTTVQESVDGAIARDATIVNRRGLHARAAAKFVKTAETFKAEVTVTNRGQAVSGRSIMGLMMLAAGPGTTISLSAIGEDADTALEALCALIADGFHEE; the protein is encoded by the coding sequence ATGACTTTGCCCACGACCGTCCAGGAGTCCGTCGACGGCGCCATCGCCCGCGACGCCACCATCGTCAATCGGCGCGGCCTGCACGCCCGGGCGGCGGCGAAATTCGTCAAGACCGCCGAAACCTTCAAGGCCGAGGTCACCGTCACCAATCGCGGACAAGCGGTGTCGGGGCGCTCGATCATGGGGCTGATGATGTTGGCCGCCGGACCGGGGACCACCATCTCGCTCTCCGCGATTGGCGAGGACGCCGATACCGCGCTGGAGGCGCTGTGCGCCCTGATCGCGGACGGGTTCCATGAAGAGTGA
- a CDS encoding PTS sugar transporter subunit IIA, with translation MIGMVLVTHGRLAVELINATEHVMGKQENIAAVCIGPEDDMEERRQDILRCIDKVDTGDGTILLTDMFGGTPSNLAISVMEKAKIEVIAGVNLPMLIRLATVRDTQSLQDAATSAQEAGRKYINVASRLLTQNP, from the coding sequence ATGATTGGCATGGTTCTGGTGACCCACGGACGTTTGGCGGTGGAATTGATCAACGCCACGGAACACGTCATGGGAAAGCAGGAGAACATCGCCGCGGTCTGTATCGGCCCGGAGGACGACATGGAGGAGCGGCGCCAGGACATCTTGCGCTGCATCGACAAGGTCGATACCGGCGACGGGACCATCCTGCTGACCGACATGTTCGGCGGCACCCCGTCCAATCTGGCGATTTCGGTCATGGAAAAGGCCAAGATCGAAGTGATCGCCGGGGTCAATCTGCCGATGCTGATCCGCTTGGCCACCGTGCGCGACACCCAGTCGCTGCAAGACGCCGCGACCAGCGCCCAGGAGGCCGGCCGCAAATACATCAACGTCGCCTCGCGGCTGCTGACCCAGAATCCCTAA
- the rapZ gene encoding RNase adapter RapZ, which produces MPTDIAPDPAEAPPSPAADRRVIVVTGMSGAGRTTVLRALEDIGYEAVDNLPLSLFEALTQGRWDQPRPLVLGIDTRTRGFHAATVLAAIERLVAATGFDVRLLFIDCDDEVLVRRYTETRRRHPLAVDRPLADGIALERALVAPLKERASRCLDTSILPPAKLRAVIEAEFSLDHRPELAIFVSSFGFRNGLPREADLVFDVRFLANPHYEPHLREMTGLDPAVAAYVAADPDFAPLIDRVTALLALLVPRYEKEGKSYLTIAIGCTGGKHRSVYTAERLAAWLNETGRRAHVRHRDLKETPR; this is translated from the coding sequence TTGCCCACAGACATCGCTCCCGACCCCGCCGAGGCCCCCCCGTCCCCCGCCGCCGACCGCAGGGTGATCGTCGTCACCGGCATGTCGGGAGCGGGGCGGACAACGGTGCTGCGCGCCCTTGAGGACATCGGCTATGAGGCGGTCGACAATCTGCCGCTGTCGTTGTTCGAGGCCCTGACCCAGGGCCGTTGGGATCAGCCGCGGCCGCTGGTCCTGGGGATCGACACCCGCACCCGCGGCTTCCACGCGGCCACCGTTCTGGCGGCGATCGAGCGGCTGGTGGCGGCGACCGGCTTTGACGTGCGGCTTTTGTTCATCGATTGCGACGACGAGGTGCTGGTCCGGCGCTATACGGAAACCCGCCGCCGCCACCCGCTGGCCGTCGATCGGCCGCTGGCCGACGGCATCGCCCTGGAACGCGCCCTGGTGGCGCCGCTCAAGGAACGGGCCTCGCGCTGCCTTGATACCAGCATTCTGCCCCCGGCCAAGCTGCGCGCCGTCATCGAAGCCGAATTCTCCCTCGACCACCGGCCCGAGTTGGCGATTTTCGTCTCGTCCTTCGGCTTCCGCAATGGCCTGCCGCGCGAGGCCGATCTGGTGTTCGACGTGCGTTTCCTGGCCAATCCCCATTACGAGCCCCATCTTAGGGAAATGACCGGCCTTGATCCGGCGGTGGCGGCCTATGTCGCGGCCGATCCCGATTTCGCCCCCCTCATCGATCGGGTGACGGCGCTTCTGGCTCTTTTGGTGCCGCGCTATGAAAAGGAGGGGAAGAGTTACCTGACCATCGCCATAGGCTGCACCGGTGGCAAACACAGGTCGGTTTACACGGCCGAGCGTTTGGCGGCATGGTTGAACGAAACGGGGCGGCGGGCCCATGTCCGCCACCGTGACCTCAAGGAGACCCCCCGATGA